TTACCGAAAtggaacaattaaaaatttcgtgGAAAACATCCATTGTGGATGGGAATCAAGATTTAATGTCAGTCGAAAATTCTTGGACATCAGAAGCGAGAAATGACCAGGTTTTGGTTGCGATAGACTCGCTGTCACCCCTGCTTCTGAATTGGACTGTTGGGGCAATTGCGTCAGCCTTGAGGAATttacaaaagacaagtaagaTTGTGCAACCTGTGTAATTTTACAGCTTTATATAAACTCTATTTGAAATGGTTTCTAGCAACAGTATCTGTGATTGCCCTAGTTCATGGTGATGTCCATGATAAGCACACTCTGCAAGCACTGAATTACATATTCCCTTGTCACCTGGCTGTTCGCAGAGCACAGGGACGCAACCTCTGCAGTGGCACATGGAGGAAAGCCAGTGGAAAAATTACTGATAGTGTAAAGAGTACTTGTTTCTCGTgtagcaaaaatttaaatttgaattattttttttttgcacagGATGAATATTACAGCATCACAGATAAATGGGAGTTGAAAGATGTCAAAGAGTTTATTGAAACTCAACCTGCAGTTATGCCAGACTCTTTACCAAAAAGTGCAGTACCAAAGTCAACTTTCAAATTAGATTTGAATGCCAGAGAAGAACAGGCTAGGAGTCAGGTCGTTTTACCTTACATCAAGTAACATCGACATACATCTCCATTTCAACACAATCTAATATTAAGCGctaatttttgataaatttagAAAGCACAACGAGTCATCAAGCGAACCGTCCAGGGGTAAAATCATTTACGAAGTGGAAGCACCCGATTGGGACGACGAAGACCCTGACGACGATCTCGAAATCTAAACAATTCACTTggtattaaatttcaataaaaaaagttcaacttGAATTTAAATCAGTGTAATTTCATTTGTCACGTTTTATTCTTGTGGCATCCAAAAATTGCCATATgcctttttagttttattttctcttttattatatcTTGTCTTGTTAAAAGTTTCTGTCATGGCTGACGCAACAAGAGATATATAGAGAGCAAGAAAATGAATGGACGGCACGTCAAGCGTACTAATCCCatatataatcaaataattcaggTTAAAGAAGGTCGTTATGTAAATCACTGTACTAcacaatatttttgtttgtttttttcacgggAGGAAACATGTTTTCAGAACATTACAAAATGGCGAAAGTGCGTGCGAATGGGCCAACGACGGGCAGACGATCGTGCCGCGCCATAAGAGAGccatgattttttgttttgaatgtacactttttgtttttggtaaaaaataaaaattatcatCACAGCTTTtaagggtggtggtggtaggggtggggggggggtggaGGAACCCGACCGACGCGACGCACTACTATTTTCATCTGTACACAATCAACACGAacagaaaaacatttacattgaacatttttttttttttgtttgaatgaaaaagaaaagaaaaaaatgaaaagtcatTTGATGTCATTCGAAACAACAAATTCCCGCCATCaacggacatttttttttactttctccttttttcttaaactttttttaaaaatagaattttctgatttattatttagaatTTCCCCATGCAAAACGTcaatattctttcttttgactgccacaccgtttcattttttcacgGGCTGGAAACGTCTCCATCCGCTCGGATGGCAGACGAGGGGGCCTCGAGTGGCTGCGAATCAGTTAGTGGCGGTGGCGACAAACTGTTGTTGATGATGGTGGCGCAGGCCATTTCTGATCTGCGACACAATTCCGGCGAGCTGGTCCTGATGCGCTCGCTGCGCATCCACGTCTTGAGACTGCGGTCCACGTTGAGATCCTCGTCGCTAATCAAGGGCTGGAGACGGTCCCAGGCCGACCAGCGTGGAGCCGGAATGACGTTTCTCTCATCACTTTTGTCGGCCAGCCAGCGGATCCGCACCTTTGGCAAGCAAATCGTATCAAACTCCTGGAACACACGTTGGGCAAAAGGGATCGACGACGAGTGGAATGGGAACCGAGTTGAAAAAATCACCTTGTCGAAATCGCGAGTGCCGCCGACCGTGTGGCGCCGCTTGAGCCCAGACTCGCCGCTCCGTTGGACGAATTTCTTGGCCGTTTTCTGGCCGCCCGTCTGCCTCATTTCCCGCTCGCGCGCTTTCGTGTTGCTCTCCGTCTTCTCGTTCTTGGTCAACGAGTCGGAGCGCTTGACGCCCTTGCCAACGACCTCGGCGCTTTTCGACTCGCGTCTCACGCTCGGCTGTTTGCTGTTGGCTCGATCGGCCAGCTCCGTTTCCTggacaattttgaaaatgaatttaacattttaaaatttaatccaATCCATTCGACTCGGGGGAACTTGCCTTGAGTCCGCCTCTGGGCTGGTCGGAAATGTTGACAGCTTCGTCCAGGTTTGATTCCAGTAAACGCTTTGACTGCTCACCATCTGTAggaaatgcaattaaaattaattcctcCTGcccattaaatttcaaattggaaaTGGTACCGGTCGTTGTCGCAGCCTTTTTCGTCTCTTCCGTTTTGTTCAAACTGGCGATGCTGGCCTTCTTGGTCGGACTCGTCTCGGCGCTCTTGAGACGCGCATTGCCTTTGACGGGCAGGATTCTACTGGGCGACTGCGGTTGCATCTGCCCCGCCGACAGTTGACGGATGACTTTAGGAGCCTGGAGCTCTCCGACGCTCATCTTCTTGCCGGCCGGCGGCACCGCGCTTTTGCCCAGCTCCACCGTCTTGGCTCGGCCGACGACGGCCATCGACGATCGGCTCCTGACGGCCGACGAGGATGAAATCGACATCGTTGATTTGGTTGGTGAAATTTTGGCCGAGTCGACGGCCGCCACTTTGGTCGGGGCTGGATCGTTGGCCGACTTGTTGGCGGTGGCAGAGGGTTTGGGGATTTGAGATCGACCGACAGCTCCGGCTACTCCGGCAACAATTGTCGTCTGTTGtttgactgttgttgttgttgttgttgcggtggTTTTGTTGGCAGCGACGATTCGGCCGGCAGAAGATTTGACGACAACGGCATTGCCCACTTGCAACTCGACGGCCGGTTTCTCGTCCAGCTTTTCTTCGGCGACTGGGACATTGTCTTGCTCCTTTTGAACGGCGGGCAATACTTGGACAGCTTCCGGCTCCTTCTcctattgttttaaaatgaataaccaaaatttgaaatgagaaaaatctaaaaattgagaaatggCGAACGACGTACGTTGATGGGTCGAGGTAGAAGTTTTTCATCGGCGCCACCATTTTCCATCACAACGGCAACAGGAAGTGGATCCACTCGTGTTTTAGGCTGCTccgcctgctgctgctgcggttgttgttgttgttgttgttccggTTGGTTGTCTTTGTCTTTGTGGGATGCGTCCGCCGTCGAATCGGCCACTTCTGGTGGGAGgagaaagacgaaaaagaatcaacatGACATTCTTAGATGTTTTCGCGTGTTCGACATTCAATTCAAACCATGCGGATTTGACATGCGTCAACTAGTCACTAGAATCATCTACAAATGAATGGAGGGATCGTGTCAACGTATTCTTAAACgaatcgatttttaaaacaaaatggaatgaaattggTAGGATCCcgtgcaaaataaaaagaagtagaCGTGCTTTTCTAATCtaaataattggaaaaaagacaaaattgtgaaaataaatCTTTCTAATGAATCACACACGAATAGGGGGGTGACACTTACACGCCCTTCCTATTTCGactttgctttttttgttttttaaatattttttagtgaaTTGTGTTTTATCATGTAAAATGCCATTGGTATGCATGGACCTAAAACGGGCCCATTGACATCCAGGAACCTACATCCCCAGCAGTTACCAATAgaaatgggagaaagaaaaataaagaaaggtcaaatgaaaaataaaaatcgaatcaACTTTTTCGgggggaaaaattaaaatacaatttaaataaccaattaaaatcaaaaaagggaaataaaataaaaataaattataattttgttCCGATTTGATTTCACGTCACTTACCGGAAAGATTGTCAGCCAGGACGTCGAGAAAGTCATCCGTTTCCATTTCCAGTTTGGCTCGATGCCAGGCAGACTCGACTTCCGTCTTGTCCAGGCGACGGATGCCTCCAGCCGATGCCACCGGCATGGGCTCGCCCTCTCTCCTGACTTGACGGGCCAAATCTCTTTGCAACATTGCTTTCGTTTCCTGTGAACAAATggaggaaaaactttttccattttttcaattccgcCAATAGAACCAACCggaattttttagttttttacctGCTCAAAGAGGCGGATGCGCTCCTGGGTGACGGCACTCAGACCGGAATAGCTCCGTATTCCGGCAGCGTCGATGGGGTGGAGTTTATTGACGACAAAACTTCCAGACGAGGTCCGACTGCGGAACGGCTCCGACGACCCAGAGGCCTGGGCCAATCCGTCCGTCCCCATTTCCGTGATGCCGGCCAGGTCGGCCATGGCCAAAATGGGCGACGGCGGCGGCATGACCGTTTCGCCGCCCAGCGAGGCCGACCGCTTCCTCTCGACCGTCGGAGGCGTGGCCGGCACTTCGGCCGTGCTCAAACGGAACTCGGAGGCTTCCACCGGCAAGGCCGGCTGTCCTCCGGTGGATCCGAGTTCGACTAGAGAATGGGCAGAGCCGGTAGGAACTGTTGCGCTGCTACTGTACTGGGTGGCCATGATGAGAGTCGTGGAAATGGTGGCCGTCGTCATCGTCGCAGAGGCCGTGGTGGTCACCACCACGGGGAAGGCCGGCGCGGCGTCGCCTCGCTCGCTCAAGTCGGGGCTGTCCAGCGACGTCTGCCGCTTCTTGCGGGCGGCCGTGATGATGGACAAGACAATTTCTTTGGCGTAGGAATCCTTGCGCTCATCGGCGCTGCTCAACAGGTTGCTATTGCTGGCCAGAGTGGTGGGCGAAttgggttgttgctgctgctgctgctggacaggGTCCACCGGTTGATCCTGATcgggagggaagaagaagtcgaccTTGTCGATGAGCGTCTCGACGATGCGGCACTGATGCGACATGTCCGTCACCATAGTGACGGTGCTGTCGTCACCTGGCCGGATCAGCGTCGGACCAAAGACGATGGCCAGGTTGCGGGCTTCCATCTTGTTGACGTGGCTCTTGCCGGCCACCCGCGACAAGTGGCCCACCAGGTAGCGCAGCGTCGAGTAGTGCGGCTCCGGCAGCTCGTCCACCAGCCGCTTGATGGAATTGAATCGCACCTGCTCCGGCTCCGTCTTGCTGGCCTCGATCAAGGCCCCGTAGAGTTCGGACGTGACCAGCGGCTCGGGCAGTTTGCGGAAAAAGGATTTCATCAACGATGAGATGACGTTGACGTCGTTCCAGCGCGGATCCGACTGGTTCAGCCCGTCAAAGCCGCGGTTGAGCGAGTCCGACAGGGCGTTGACGGCCACGCTGTTGCCCGGCACTCGGTAGACGCCGACGCTCTCCAGCCCGCGGGCTTCGACGATCCCGACGCAGAGTTCCACAATCAGCGGAATGCTCTCCGACAGAGAGGATCGCGGGCAGAATTCCAGCGGAACTCCGATCGTGGCTCCTTCGGGTATCATCtgccgaaaaaaaaggaaattgacgTTAAGGGCTGCTGGACAGCTGGACAAGATCAAATGGACTTACCGCGTTGGCTTGTGAATTGGGAGAATTGCCCTGGATCTTTTTGAATTGCTGGACAACTTTACGCCGCCAGGTGGTGGGTTTGTTGGCGTTGGCCGGCGTGGAATTGGGTCCGTCGGTGCTGTTGctcccgccgccgccgccaccaccgcctaTCGTTCCCGGCAAACTGGGTTTCCGCGTCTTGGAGACGGGCGAGTGTCCGGTGGGCGAGCGATTGCGGTGCAGAGTGAAGCGGCCCATGCGACGGCCGTGGGCCATTGAATTGTTATCGGCCTCGTGAGCCTGTCTGACCAGCATCAtctcgctgctgctgtagcTGGACCCCGGTCCGTCCTCCTTGTCGCTGCTGTTGGCGGCGGCCTGCTCCTGCTGGAACGAGTCCAGCCAGAGGACCATGTCGCTGCTGTCCTCGCATTGCATCAGGTACTCGCAGAGGCCGTTGAACGTCGACAGCCGGAGGACGTTCTTGCGTTTGGTGTAGTAGACGGCCACCTCGACGGTGCATCCGCGCAAGTCGATCATCATGTCGTCGGCTCCGGCTCCTGGCGTCGAGCCGCTATTGCTGTTGTAGCTG
This DNA window, taken from Daphnia pulex isolate KAP4 chromosome 2, ASM2113471v1, encodes the following:
- the LOC124207052 gene encoding elongator complex protein 5-like isoform X1, whose protein sequence is MILKDILTQPPVSTLIQDSCSLKGRPLFLSLIRHYSENGYSIRYFKYDSPLSSEITEMEQLKISWKTSIVDGNQDLMSVENSWTSEARNDQVLVAIDSLSPLLLNWTVGAIASALRNLQKTTTVSVIALVHGDVHDKHTLQALNYIFPCHLAVRRAQGRNLCSGTWRKASGKITDSVKSTCFSCSKNLNLNYFFFAQDEYYSITDKWELKDVKEFIETQPAVMPDSLPKSAVPKSTFKLDLNAREEQARSQVVLPYIKKHNESSSEPSRGKIIYEVEAPDWDDEDPDDDLEI
- the LOC124207052 gene encoding elongator complex protein 5-like isoform X2, translating into MILKDILTQPPVSTLIQDSCSLKGRPLFLSLIRHYSENGYSIRYFKYDSPLSSEITEMEQLKISWKTSIVDGNQDLMSVENSWTSEARNDQVLVAIDSLSPLLLNWTVGAIASALRNLQKTTTVSVIALVHGDVHDKHTLQALNYIFPCHLAVRRAQGRNLCSGTWRKASGKITDSDEYYSITDKWELKDVKEFIETQPAVMPDSLPKSAVPKSTFKLDLNAREEQARSQVVLPYIKKHNESSSEPSRGKIIYEVEAPDWDDEDPDDDLEI
- the LOC124207052 gene encoding elongator complex protein 5-like isoform X3 gives rise to the protein MILKDILTQPPVSTLIQDSCSLKGRPLFLSLIRHYSENGYSIRYFKYDSPLSSEITEMEQLKISWKTSIVDGNQDLMSVENSWTSEARNDQVLVAIDSLSPLLLNWTVGAIASALRNLQKTISVIALVHGDVHDKHTLQALNYIFPCHLAVRRAQGRNLCSGTWRKASGKITDSDEYYSITDKWELKDVKEFIETQPAVMPDSLPKSAVPKSTFKLDLNAREEQARSQVVLPYIKKHNESSSEPSRGKIIYEVEAPDWDDEDPDDDLEI